The Rhizobium sp. WSM4643 genome contains the following window.
GGCATAATCCGCCCCCATGTTCGGCGGCGCTATGATACCGGCGAGCAGCACGGCAATCCCGCGATCCTTTAGCCGGGCAATCATCTGATCGAGATTCTTCTCGCTCTCCTCCGGCGGAATGCCGCGCAGCGCATCGTTGGCGCCAAGCTCGAGAATGACGCCATCGGTGCCGTCGGGTACCGACCAGTCGATACGCGCAAGCCCGCCTGTCGTCGTGTCGCCGGAGACCCCGGCATTGGCAATGGTGACGTCGAGCCCCTTCGCCTTCAGGGCCGTCTGCAGCTTTTCCGGAAAGCCGTCACCGGGCGGCAGCTGATAGCCCGCCATCAAACTATCCCCAAAACCGACGAGATTGATCGTCCGGGCATCGGCGGCAGTGGCAAGGATCAGCGAGACGGCGATGACGGTGAATTGAAGGGCGGCAACTTTAAATCTCATCCTGGTTTCCCTAGATTGGCGAGGTGCCGTTATGCGGCCTTTCCATTACGGACTTATATAGGGCGATTTCTGTTGGCAAAAACCATTATCGAGTTGAAGGGCGCCGATCTGACCCTTGGCAGCGCAGCCGCCTCCGTCCATGTGCTGAAGGGCATCGATCTCGATATCGCGGCCGGCGAATCCGTCGGCATCGTCGGCCCTTCCGGTTCCGGCAAATCCACCCTGCTGATGGTTCTTGCCGGGCTGGAGAAGCTCGACAGCGGCGAGATCAACATCAATGACACGCCGCTCCACGCGTTGAGCGAGGACCAGGTCGCCGATTTCCGCGGCCGCAACATCGGCATCGTCTTTCAGTCCTTTCACCTGATTGCCAATATGACGGCGTTGGAAAACGTCGCCGTGCCGCTCGAACTCGCCAATGTCGGCAACGCCTTCGAGATCGCTCATCGCGAGCTGAAATCGGTCGGCCTTGGCGAGCGGCTGAACCACTATCCCGGCCAGCTTTCCGGCGGCGAACAGCAGCGCGTGGCGATTGCCAGGGCGCTCGCCCCGTCGCCGGCCCTGCTGATCGCCGACGAACCGACCGGCAATCTCGATACCGAGACCGGCCGCCAGATCGCCGACGTCTTGTTCTCCAAGCAGGCCGAACGCGGCATGACCCTGCTTCTCGTCACCCATGACGTCTCGCTTGCAAACCGATGCTCGCGCCAGGTCCGCGTCCGCTCCGGCAGGATCGAGAGCGACAGCGCCGCCCGCCGTAGCGAAGCGGCGATCGCATGAGGATCGTCACGCCACGCGTCTCGCTCGCTTTTCGCCTGGCGCTAC
Protein-coding sequences here:
- a CDS encoding arylesterase, translated to MRFKVAALQFTVIAVSLILATAADARTINLVGFGDSLMAGYQLPPGDGFPEKLQTALKAKGLDVTIANAGVSGDTTTGGLARIDWSVPDGTDGVILELGANDALRGIPPEESEKNLDQMIARLKDRGIAVLLAGIIAPPNMGADYAARFNPIYQKLSEKHGLPLYAFFLDGVALEAGLKLDDGMHPNARGVDVMVEKMEPAVTNFVEAISSVKK
- a CDS encoding ABC transporter ATP-binding protein, producing MAKTIIELKGADLTLGSAAASVHVLKGIDLDIAAGESVGIVGPSGSGKSTLLMVLAGLEKLDSGEININDTPLHALSEDQVADFRGRNIGIVFQSFHLIANMTALENVAVPLELANVGNAFEIAHRELKSVGLGERLNHYPGQLSGGEQQRVAIARALAPSPALLIADEPTGNLDTETGRQIADVLFSKQAERGMTLLLVTHDVSLANRCSRQVRVRSGRIESDSAARRSEAAIA